One window of the Chiloscyllium punctatum isolate Juve2018m unplaced genomic scaffold, sChiPun1.3 scaffold_1669, whole genome shotgun sequence genome contains the following:
- the LOC140475456 gene encoding voltage-dependent L-type calcium channel subunit alpha-1S-like — protein sequence MKAQPLRLYIPRNSYQHKVWYMVNSTGFEYIMFVLILLNTITLAMQHHGQSDPFNFAMDLLNMVFTGLFTIEMLLKVIAFKPRHYFSDAWNTFDALIVVGSVVDIAVTEINNGGHLGESSEDSSRISITFFRLFRVMRLVKLLSKGEGIRTLLWTFIKSFQALPYVALLIAMIFFIYAVIGMQ from the exons atGAAAGCTCAGCCTTTGAGGTTATATATCCCGAGGAACAGTTACCAGCACAAGGTTTGGTACATGGTCAACAGCACCGGCTTCGAGTACATCATGTTTGTGCTGATCCTGCTGAACACCATCACCTTGGCCATGCAG CATCATGGGCAGTCCGATCCCTTCAATTTCGCCATGGACcttctcaacatggtcttcaccgGACTCTTCACCATCGAGATGTTGCTCAAGGTCATCGCCTTCAAACCCAGG CATTATTTCTCTGACGCCTGGAACACATTCGATGCCCTCATCGTTGTTGGCAGTGTGGTGGACATTGCTGTAACGGAGATTAAC AATGGTGGACATCTTGGTGAG AGTTCCGAAGACAGTTCTCGGATCTCCATCACATTTTTCCGATTATTCCGAGTGATGCGGCTGGTGAAACTTCTGAGCAAAGGGGAAGGAATCCGAACTCTCTTGTGGACATTCATCAAATCCTTCCAG GCCCTGCCCTATGTTGCCCTCCTGATTGCGATGATTTTCTTCATCTATGCAGTCATCGGAATGCAG